In Trichocoleus desertorum NBK24, the following are encoded in one genomic region:
- a CDS encoding protein-glutamate O-methyltransferase CheR: MTREDLQSEDELKGDQLLCDDKESESFETLLDYLWQNHGFDFSSYKGPSLMRRTQRRMSAVKVASYSAYLDYLKENPEEFIDLFKTIEINFTGFFRDAPVWDYVKTVVIPRIINSKAANGPIKVWSAGCASGEEVYTVAILLAEALGAKQFNQRVRIYGTDIDQEAVIQARRGVFSESQAAGLPADFLTTYFEQTEDHYVFRQDLRRPIIFVQGNLILNPPFYRVDLLLCRNTLFYLNIEGQIRALVRFHLGLVDSGFLILGQSEMPSLPRDSMLFTPVSLPHHVFAKVLNPNLVTLLPKAFRKQRRQGFNLGGAAESIAA, from the coding sequence ATGACACGTGAAGATTTACAGTCAGAGGATGAATTGAAGGGTGATCAGTTACTCTGTGACGACAAGGAGTCAGAAAGCTTTGAAACGTTGCTGGATTACCTGTGGCAAAATCATGGGTTTGACTTCTCAAGCTACAAGGGCCCCAGTTTGATGCGGCGAACTCAACGGCGGATGTCAGCAGTGAAGGTTGCAAGCTATAGCGCCTACCTTGACTATCTCAAGGAGAATCCAGAGGAGTTTATTGATCTCTTCAAAACGATTGAGATCAACTTTACTGGTTTCTTTAGGGATGCACCTGTTTGGGACTATGTAAAAACTGTAGTCATTCCCCGCATTATTAACAGCAAAGCAGCCAATGGGCCGATTAAGGTTTGGAGTGCTGGGTGTGCTTCGGGAGAGGAGGTTTATACAGTAGCAATTCTGCTAGCTGAGGCTTTAGGAGCAAAGCAGTTTAATCAGCGAGTTCGCATCTATGGCACTGATATTGATCAAGAAGCTGTGATACAAGCTCGTCGAGGTGTCTTTTCAGAATCTCAGGCTGCGGGTCTGCCTGCTGATTTTTTGACAACGTACTTTGAACAAACAGAGGATCACTATGTCTTTCGCCAAGACTTACGCCGTCCTATTATTTTTGTCCAAGGCAACCTGATTCTCAATCCTCCCTTTTATCGAGTGGACTTGCTATTGTGCCGCAATACTTTGTTCTATCTAAATATCGAGGGTCAAATCCGAGCCTTGGTACGCTTCCATCTCGGGTTAGTAGATAGCGGTTTTTTGATCCTGGGTCAGTCTGAGATGCCAAGTCTACCACGAGATAGTATGCTCTTCACTCCAGTTAGTTTGCCTCATCATGTGTTTGCTAAGGTGCTAAATCCTAACTTAGTGACACTGCTACCCAAAGCATTTCGCAAGCAGCGCCGCCAAGGTTTCAACCTTGGCGGCGCTGCTGAATCGATCGCTGCTTGA
- a CDS encoding CPXCG motif-containing cysteine-rich protein, which yields MQNTAEYFCAFCGEPNLTFVDLSAGGQQSYIEDCQVCCRPNVLYVRIDEDTLDIEIDSDYEG from the coding sequence ATGCAAAACACGGCTGAATACTTTTGCGCCTTTTGTGGTGAACCCAACTTAACCTTTGTGGATCTCAGCGCTGGAGGACAGCAATCCTACATTGAAGACTGCCAAGTTTGCTGTCGCCCCAACGTGCTTTATGTCCGCATTGACGAAGACACGCTGGATATTGAGATTGACAGTGATTATGAAGGCTAG